The segment GCGCACGACTTCAACGACTACCAGGTCTGGCAGCGCCACCGCGACGAGACCGAGCTGATGGCGCTGCCGCACAACGGCCTGATCAATATCTTCAGCATCGACGCGCACATCGCCGCCGACGAAACGGAATCGCCCGCTTACACACTGCTCCCCGAAAAGTACCGCGGCCTCGACCGCTACGACGCGCGCAAGCGCATCGTCGCCGAGCTCGATGCCCAGGGCCTGCTGGAGCGCACCCAGGCACACAAGCTGATGGTGCCGCGCGGCGACCGCTCCAACGCGGTGGTCGAACCCTACCTGACCGACCAGTGGTACGTGCGCGTCGCCCCGCTCGCCGGGCCGGCCGTGCGCGCGGTCGAGACCGGCGCCATCCGCTTCGTGCCGGAGAACTGGAGCAAGACCTATTACGAGTGGATGCGCAACATCGAGGACTGGTGCATCAGCCGCCAGATCTGGTGGGGCCACCGCATCCCGGCCTGGTACGACGACCAGGGCAGCGTCTATGTCGGCCGCAACGAGGCGGAGATCCGCGCCAAACACAAGCTCGGCCCCGAGGTGAAGCTGGAGCAGGACGCCGACGTGCTCGACACCTGGTTCAGCTCGGCGCTGTGGCCGTTCTCGACGCTGGGCTGGCCGCAGCAGACCGCTGCGCTGAAGACCTTCTACCCGACCAGCGTGCTGGTCACCGGCTTCGACATCATCTTCTTCTGGGTCGCCCGCATGATCATGATGGGCCTGAAGTTCATGGACGACGTGCCGTTCCGCGAGGTCTACATCCACGGCCTGGTGCGCGACGCCCACGGCCAGAAGATGTCGAAGTCCAAGGGCAACGTGCTCGACCCGATCGACCTGATCGACGGCATCGAGCTGGAGGCGCTGGTCGCCAAGCGCACCAGCGGCCTGATGCAGCCGCAGATGTCGCGCCAGATCGAGGCCGCCACGCGCAAGGAATATCCGGACGGCATCCCCGCCTTCGGCGCCGACGCGCTGCGCTTCACCTTCGGCGCACTGGCCTCCACCGGCCGCGACATCAAGTTCGACCTCAACCGCATCCAGGGCTACCGCAACTTCTGCAACAAGCTGTGGAACGCGGCGCGCTACGTGCTGATGAACACCGAGGACAGGGACTGCGGCGCGAACGGCGGCGCGGTCGAGCTGAGCCTGCCCGACCGCTGGATCCGCTCGCGCCTGCAGGTCGTCACCCGCGAGGTCATCGACCACTACGACGGCTACCGCTTCGACCTGATGGCGCAGGCGATCTACGAGTTCGTCTGGAACGAGTACTGCGACTGGTACCTGGAGCTGTCGAAGCCGATCCTGACGAATCCCGACAGCCCGGAGGCGCTGCAGCGCGGCACGCGCCGCACGCTGGTCGAGGTGCTGGAGACCATCCTGCGCCTGGCCCACCCGCTGATCCCGTTCATCACCGAGGAGATCTGGCAGCGCGTCGCGCCGCTGGCCGGCAAGCAGGGCGCCACCGTCATGCGCCAGCCCTACCCGCTGCCGCGGGACGAGCTGCTCAACGCCGCCGCCGAGACCGAGATCCGCTGGATCATGGATTTCGTCATGAACGTGCGCAAGATCCGCAGCTCGATGAACATCGCGCCGTCGAAACTGCTGCCGGTGCTGCTGCAGGGCGGCAACGACGCCGACCGCGCGCTGCTGACGGCGAACGAAGGCTTCCTGATGACGCTGGCGCGGCTCGACTCGATCCGCTGGCTGGACGCCGCCGAGATCGCGCCCGAGTCCTCCACCGGGCTGGTCGGCGAGATGAAGCTGATGATCCCGATGGCCGGCCTGATCGACAAGGACGCCGAGCTCGCCCGCCTGCAGAAGGAACTCGACAAGCTGAGCGGCGACATCGCCCGCTGCGAGGCCAAGCTCGCCAACAAGGATTACGTCGACCGCGCCCCGGCCCACGTCGTCGCCAAG is part of the Gammaproteobacteria bacterium genome and harbors:
- a CDS encoding valine--tRNA ligase; protein product: MDKSYDPHALEQRWYHHWEDEGYFAPAGDGQSYCIMIPPPNVTGTLHMGHAFQDTLMDALTRYHRMRGDTTLWQPGTDHAGIATQMVVERQLAAKNITRHDLGREKFIDEVWRWKAQSGGSITRQLRRMGASVDWARERFTMDEGLSEAVQEVFVRLYEEGLIYRGKRLVNWDPVLHTALSDLEVLSQEEDGHMWHIRYPLVAGAGHLTVATTRPETLLGDAAVAVHPDDARYKHLIGQQVELPLTGRRIPVIADDYVDPEFGSGCVKITPAHDFNDYQVWQRHRDETELMALPHNGLINIFSIDAHIAADETESPAYTLLPEKYRGLDRYDARKRIVAELDAQGLLERTQAHKLMVPRGDRSNAVVEPYLTDQWYVRVAPLAGPAVRAVETGAIRFVPENWSKTYYEWMRNIEDWCISRQIWWGHRIPAWYDDQGSVYVGRNEAEIRAKHKLGPEVKLEQDADVLDTWFSSALWPFSTLGWPQQTAALKTFYPTSVLVTGFDIIFFWVARMIMMGLKFMDDVPFREVYIHGLVRDAHGQKMSKSKGNVLDPIDLIDGIELEALVAKRTSGLMQPQMSRQIEAATRKEYPDGIPAFGADALRFTFGALASTGRDIKFDLNRIQGYRNFCNKLWNAARYVLMNTEDRDCGANGGAVELSLPDRWIRSRLQVVTREVIDHYDGYRFDLMAQAIYEFVWNEYCDWYLELSKPILTNPDSPEALQRGTRRTLVEVLETILRLAHPLIPFITEEIWQRVAPLAGKQGATVMRQPYPLPRDELLNAAAETEIRWIMDFVMNVRKIRSSMNIAPSKLLPVLLQGGNDADRALLTANEGFLMTLARLDSIRWLDAAEIAPESSTGLVGEMKLMIPMAGLIDKDAELARLQKELDKLSGDIARCEAKLANKDYVDRAPAHVVAKERDRLGELRHSHEQLQQQQARIRSI